From Micromonospora rhizosphaerae, the proteins below share one genomic window:
- a CDS encoding cytochrome b/b6 domain-containing protein — MASDPGTVRRYSRATRWFHALTYLTVLVLLGTGWWLVAGREGQPSAAARLTGVADTSLHRYAGWVLTALAAGAVTLGLRATRTFVRESLRYDHGDLRWFARWPGALVTGRFARHEGHFDPGQRVANLLMVGLFTALIGSGIGLMLVAGGLWFVWLQRVHRWATYLITPVVIGHIVIAAGLPPGYRGVARAMHLGGRLPLRVAERVWPGWLEQQRGVHHDS, encoded by the coding sequence CGTTCGGCGTTACTCCCGCGCCACGCGGTGGTTTCACGCACTCACCTATCTCACCGTGCTGGTCCTGCTGGGTACCGGCTGGTGGCTGGTCGCCGGGCGGGAGGGGCAGCCCAGTGCTGCCGCCCGGCTGACCGGCGTCGCCGACACCAGCCTGCACCGGTATGCCGGCTGGGTGCTGACGGCACTGGCCGCCGGTGCGGTGACGCTGGGGCTACGGGCAACCCGCACGTTCGTCCGCGAGTCGCTCCGCTACGACCACGGGGATCTGAGGTGGTTCGCCCGCTGGCCGGGCGCACTCGTGACCGGCCGGTTCGCCCGGCACGAGGGCCATTTCGACCCGGGCCAGCGCGTCGCGAACCTGCTGATGGTCGGGCTGTTCACCGCCCTGATCGGCAGCGGCATCGGGTTGATGCTGGTCGCCGGCGGCCTCTGGTTCGTCTGGCTCCAGCGGGTGCACCGTTGGGCGACGTACCTCATCACGCCGGTCGTCATCGGACACATCGTCATCGCTGCCGGCCTGCCGCCCGGGTACCGCGGCGTGGCCCGAGCCATGCACCTCGGTGGCCGTCTGCCGCTACGTGTCGCTGAGCGGGTCTGGCCGGGCTGGCTCGAGCAGCAACGCGGAGTACACCATGACAGCTGA